The genomic region GTCCCGGCCGGCTGCGGCCCGCCCGCCGTGAGCAGCCGACTGCCCGCCCAGACCGCATAACCGCCGAAGTAGAGCAGTAGCCCCCCGGTCAGGGCCGGCCACCCCATCGCCATCGCCATCCCGGGGTGGTCCGGACGCCCGCCCATCGCCAGCGCCATGTAGACCATCGCCGCCGCCCCCACCGCGTGGTGCAGCCGGTGCGCCCGCCGACCGCCGGCCCGCCGACTCAACGCTGCCCAGAGCGAGGCCGCGCCGAGCACCCCGAACAGCGCCACCCACAACGGCGCGGGCAGCCGGTCGTCGGAGGCGATCATCGCGGCCGTGCCCAGCCCCATCACCGCCTCGGCGGCATCGGAGGCCCGGCCGTCGTGCCAGTCGCCGGGCCACTTGTCGTGCCGGTCGTGGTACCGGTCGCCGGGCCGGTCGTGGTCCCGGTCTTTGCGCTGGTCGGCGGGCCGGTCCGCAGGCCGATCGTCCGGCCGGCTGCCCAACCGCTCCGGCCCGGGGTGGGACCGCAGACGCAGCCGCAGCAGGCAGATGCCACCCGTGGCGGCGGTGAGCAGTGCCAGCAGCCAGCTGAGTACCGCCGGTCCGTGCATCGGTCCCCCCTCGCGCCCGTCCCGACAGGGGACAGCACCACGATCACCCGCCGCGACCGCTCGACAGCAGGGCGCGCACAGGGGCGTACGGAGGTGCGACCGCCGACGTCGCTCAGTGTCGTGCGCCGGGCACCACCGAGTGGCCGCGTCGCGGTGGCGGCCGACCGGGGGCGCGGCCAGGCTCGAACCGTCCGCGATCCGTTTCCGCTCGGGCAGGTGTCCAATTCCCGCCCGCCGCAAGGCTTCCGGGCAGACGGCCCGTAGTGCGCAGATTCTCTCACCTACCCCCCCTTGAACAGGAGAACCTTTCGTCATTATCGTGTTCTTGACTCAATAACTTCTGTCGAAGCAGGTCTCTCATGCAGAATCTTTCGTCGAAGCACGCTGAGGCGGCCGACCTTCCTGCGGCGCCGCTCGCCGACCACCCCGCCTGGCAGCGGCTCAAGCAGACCGTCGAGGCACTGCGCCCGTTGCAGTCCAAGGACGGCTCGATCGACCTGGCCAGCGTCCAGCGCACCACGGTCGACCCGCTGCTGAGCACCGTGCTCGAGGCGATCCAGGAGCTCGCCCCGCTCTTCCCGCACGATGCCGGCTACCTCGAGTCCGTCCAGGCCGACCTGCGTAAATGGGCCGACACCGGCTACCGGGAGCCCGACTTCCTCGACTCGCTGCTGGCCTTCCAGCCGGCCGCCGAGCGGACCGACGGCCTGGACCACCTCGTGGTCTTCCCGATGTACACCCAGAACGGCAACCCCGACCGCAACCTGGAGGCCGTGCTGCTCCAGGTGGTCTGGCCCGACTGGCTGGCCGAGCTCGAGCGGACCCGCTTCGACAACCCGATGTTCGTCCCGATCACCTTCACCGACTTCACGGCCGGCTACGACACCAACTCCGCCGTCCTCTTCCCGGAGACCGTCGCCGTCCGCAAGGCCCCCGAGCGGTTCACCTGGGGCGGCATCTTCTGTGACCGCGAGGCCGCCCGCTTCCGCGCCGTCTCCAACTCCGCCGTCGAGCTGCTCGGCCTGGAGATCCCCGAGGACGCCGCCCAGCTGATCGCCGACCAGGAGCGCGCCCAGCAGACCTTCGTCCTCTGGGACCTGGTGCACGACCGCACCCACAGCCACGGCGACCTGCCCTTCGACCCGTTCATGATCAAGCAGCGCAGCCCGTTCTGGATGTACGGCCTGGAGGAGCTGCGCTGCGACCTGACCGCCTTCAAGGAGGCCGTCCGGCTCGAGGCCGAGGGCTACAAGCAGGGCCGCGACGTGCAGTACGCGATCCTCTTCGACCGCCTCTTCCGCTTCCCCGTCACCGGTGGCCGGGTCCGCAACTACGACGGCATGGGCGGCCAGCTGCTCTTCGCCTACCTGCACCAGCACGACGCGCTGCGCTGGCGCGACAACCGCCTCAGCATTGACTGGGCGCGGGTCGCCGAGGTCACCAACGCGCTCTGCGGCGAGATCGAGGCGCTCTACCGGGCCGGCATCGACCGCCCGAAGACCGCGCACTGGATCGCCGCCTACGAGCTGGTCTCCCGCTACCTCACCCCGCACCCGGCCTCCACCTGGGCCAAGGGCCCGGCCGCCCTGCCGCTGGACGCCGGCGACAGCAAGTCCGTCAACAAGGCGCTGTGCGACGCCGTCCACCCGGACGAGTTCCCGCTCAGCATGTTCTACGAGGCCCTGTCCAAGAAGCTCAGCGGCGTGATCGCCGCCACCACCGGCATCACCGGCGCCGGCATCCAGGAGGTGGCCGCGTGAGCGAGCGAAGCGAGCGAACAGTCCAGAAGGTGCGCATGTGCGAAGCGCCCAGCGAGCGAAGCGAGGTGGCCGCATGAGCACCGACTCCCTGAACGGCAAGGTCATCGCGGTGGCCGGCGCCAGCGGCCCGGCAGGCCAGGCCACG from Kitasatospora azatica KCTC 9699 harbors:
- a CDS encoding DUF6421 family protein, which gives rise to MQNLSSKHAEAADLPAAPLADHPAWQRLKQTVEALRPLQSKDGSIDLASVQRTTVDPLLSTVLEAIQELAPLFPHDAGYLESVQADLRKWADTGYREPDFLDSLLAFQPAAERTDGLDHLVVFPMYTQNGNPDRNLEAVLLQVVWPDWLAELERTRFDNPMFVPITFTDFTAGYDTNSAVLFPETVAVRKAPERFTWGGIFCDREAARFRAVSNSAVELLGLEIPEDAAQLIADQERAQQTFVLWDLVHDRTHSHGDLPFDPFMIKQRSPFWMYGLEELRCDLTAFKEAVRLEAEGYKQGRDVQYAILFDRLFRFPVTGGRVRNYDGMGGQLLFAYLHQHDALRWRDNRLSIDWARVAEVTNALCGEIEALYRAGIDRPKTAHWIAAYELVSRYLTPHPASTWAKGPAALPLDAGDSKSVNKALCDAVHPDEFPLSMFYEALSKKLSGVIAATTGITGAGIQEVAA
- a CDS encoding DUF5134 domain-containing protein, with amino-acid sequence MHGPAVLSWLLALLTAATGGICLLRLRLRSHPGPERLGSRPDDRPADRPADQRKDRDHDRPGDRYHDRHDKWPGDWHDGRASDAAEAVMGLGTAAMIASDDRLPAPLWVALFGVLGAASLWAALSRRAGGRRAHRLHHAVGAAAMVYMALAMGGRPDHPGMAMAMGWPALTGGLLLYFGGYAVWAGSRLLTAGGPQPAGTALVAGPVPQACRLAMGVGMFAMLLAL